The Candidatus Bathyarchaeia archaeon genomic sequence ATCCTTCGTTATGTTATATGTTGGGATTGGAAAAGTGAACACCCTGCCTCTAGCGTCGCCTTCAGTCATGACTTCAGCGAAGGCCATGTTTAACATGTCCATTTCATCTTGCATGTCGCCATAAGCGTCGTCAGCCACTTTACCGCCATATATAACCGGCTCACCCTTCATGAATTCGGGAACCTTGAGATCCAGCGTTATATTGGTGAATGGAGTTTGGAAGCCGACTCTTGTTGGAACATTAATGTTAAATACGAATTCCTGAAGCGCTTGCTTAACTTCCTTATAATCTAAGCCGTCATAGCGGATAAACGGCGCTAAAAGCGTATCAAAGTTGCTAAATGCTTGTGCCCCTGCAGCCTCACCCTGCAGCGTATAGAAGAAGTTCACAACCTGTCCAAGGGCTGTTCTAAAGTGTCTTGCAGGCTTACTCTCAACTTTCCCGTAAACGCCGCCAAACCCGGACAGTAGAAGATCTCTTAAATCCCACCCAACACAATATGGTCCTAAAACCCCTAGATCGTGGATATGTATGTCGCCTGAACGGTGCGCTTCAGCGATGTTCGGCGGATATATTCGATTAGTCCAGTAGCGTTCGATAACTTTCGTTGTCAAATAATTATTTAAGCCCTGTAATGAAAAACTCATGTTCGAGTTCTCACGCACATACCAATCTTCTAAGTTAAGGTATTGCTCGACTAGATCCGTAGAGCTAAGTATTTCAGCAAGTTCTCTTAAATCCTGATGCTGCTTCCGATACAAAATGTACGCCTTAGCGATCTTAGCATGACCATTCTCAATTAGAATCTTTTCCACAACATCCTGTATCTCTTCAACTGTCGGTACGCCATCCTCGCCAAAACGCTTCCTAAGCTCATCAACAACCTTATCGCTTAAGCGCTTAGCGAGCTCCCTGTCTTCTTCGCCAACAGCTTTAGTGGCCTTCCATATAGCGTTAGTTATACGTTCCTGATCGAACGGCTCTAGTTTACCATCCCTCTTTCTGACGTATCTCAAGACCTTAAACACCCCACCAAATAAGACCTTCCAATCAACTATGTGAAATGGAATCGTTAACAGCGACCTTAATGACTAGAGAAAATAAAGGCGTACAGAAACTTAAATTTATTTATCAAAAAAATTAGATATGAGAAAAAGTCGAAAAACTGACTGAACCTTTAACAAGGGACTAGAAATAAATGATATTTTAATTAGTTTAGACTTACATCAAAAGCAGGTTTCTTCCATCTTTTCACAAAACCATGTAAAATTTGACCATTACCTCTTTAATTTCGCTAGAGATAGCTGTAATCCTATATTTCAGATTCTAAAGAAAATACTCGAGAGATTATGGCGGAACGGCTACAAGGATTATATAAGAGACTTTAGGGTATTAGATTGGTGAAGATCTATAGCGGGATGGCGGCGTTTGAAGAGGATACTATTAGATGAAATGTATTCCGGATTAAAGGAATATTTTGAACTTCTGGGGTGGGAAGTTTTAACAGTCAGCGACGCAGGGCTTCAGGGGGCAAAAGATGAGGATATAATTTTGTATGCGAAGAAAAACGACTTGATACTTGTAACCCAAGATCAAAAGATAGCTGATATGGCTGAGGTAATGCAGGCTAAATATGTTTTAGTGTCAAGCGGATTAATAGCCAAAGTAGCCGACGAGAAGATAAGGGAAAAATATCCTGAAACCAGAAATTAGATTGAGAGATAATGAGGGTAAAGTTTTTATTCTTGCTATCTCAACTTTCTTATGGAGGGGGAAGCGCAGGGAAACATATTTGACAAGTAGAGAGATCTAGGAGAGTTGAGTTTCCCTGTTATGCGCTTCCCCCTCCACCCACGGCAGAATTTTATGAAGCATTTTGAAGAGTGGAGTCTAGGTTTCAGTTCTGAGCAGGTGACTCATTTAAGTGAGTCTAAAGGCATATCGACTCTTCTCTCTATAAACGATATATGCTTAATCCCCCTTTCAAGGGATAGGTAATGCCAAGTGGATT encodes the following:
- a CDS encoding DUF5615 family PIN-like protein translates to MKRILLDEMYSGLKEYFELLGWEVLTVSDAGLQGAKDEDIILYAKKNDLILVTQDQKIADMAEVMQAKYVLVSSGLIAKVADEKIREKYPETRN